One genomic window of Cercospora beticola chromosome 5, complete sequence includes the following:
- the NBP35 gene encoding cytosolic Fe-S cluster assembly factor nbp35, whose protein sequence is MSPLLQDPVQPIDTAVDEALSNKPNLIAAEPENCPGPEGEQAGKADACAGCPNQQICATAPKGPDPDIPVITSRLSGVRHKILILSGKGGVGKSTFTTMLAHAFASNPDNTVGVMDTDICGPSIPKMMGVEDQKIHVANTGWEPIWVTDNLGAMSIQFMLPNRDDAVIWRGPKKNGLIKQFLKDVEWGEMDYLLVDTPPGTSDEHLSVNSYLKESGVDGALLVTTPQEVSLLDVRKEIDFCRKAGIKVLGLVENMSGFVCPKCTHQSEIFRATTGGGRRLAKETGVPFLGAVPLDPRIGMACDYGESFFDSYGDSPACKALIEVVRGVAKEVGENPDEVLSEE, encoded by the coding sequence ATGTCCCCTCTACTGCAGGATCCCGTGCAGCCCATCGACACGGCAGTCGATGAGGCGCTGAGCAACAAACCCAACCTCATCGCTGCCGAGCCCGAAAACTGCCCAGGACCAGAAGGTGAACAAGCAGGAAAGGCAGATGCATGCGCAGGATGTCCAAACCAGCAAATATGTGCTACAGCTCCAAAAGGCCCAGATCCAGATATCCCGGTCATCACTTCAAGGCTATCAGGTGTCAGGCACAAAATCCTGATCCTCTCCGGCAAAGGTGGCGTCGGCAAGTCGACGTTCACGACAATGCTTGCGCATGCCTTTGCATCGAACCCAGATAACACGGTTGGCGTCATGGATACAGATATCTGCGGCCCGTCAATACCCAAGATGATGGGTGTCGAAGACCAAAAGATCCATGTGGCAAATACTGGATGGGAGCCGATCTGGGTGACCGACAACTTAGGCGCGATGTCTATTCAATTCATGCTACCGAACCGCGACGATGCTGTCATTTGGAGAGGTCCGAAGAAGAATGGTCTCATCAAGCAGTTCTTGAAGGACGTCGAGTGGGGCGAAATGGACTATCTGCTCGTCGACACACCTCCCGGCACGAGCGACGAGCATCTCTCGGTCAACAGCTACCTCAAAGAAAGTGGCGTCGATGGAGCACTATTAGTCACTACACCGCAGGAAGTGTCATTACTCGATGTGAGGAAAGAGATCGACTTTTGCCGGAAAGCTGGAATCAAAGTGCTTGGTCTGGTCGAGAACATGAGCGGCTTCGTCTGCCCTAAATGCACACATCAATCGGAGATATTCCGAGCAACTACAGGAGGCGGCAGAAGATTGGCAAAGGAGACTGGCGTTCCATTCCTGGGCGCTGTGCCGCTGGACCCAAGAATTGGCATGGCATGTGATTATGGCGAAAGCTTCTTCGACAGCTACGGCGATTCACCGGCATGCAAGGCCCTGATTGAGGTTGTGAGAGGAGTTGCAAAAGAGGTCGGCGAGAATCCCGATGAAGTGTTGTCAGAGGAGTGA